From the genome of Candidatus Hydrogenedentota bacterium:
TCGTCGAAGCGGCGGTATTCGAGGGGGGATATGGAATCGAATGGCACCGGAAAGTCGCCGGGAAATACTCGGAAGAACATGCGGGCGACCACGTGCGGGTGGAACTTTGGGGCGATCCGCGGGTGGCGGAGAAGATCAAGCCGAGGCTGTTGCGGGGCGATCCGCCGGATCTCTTTCTCATGCTGGGGTTGCCGGTGTGGATGTTGATCGCGGACGGGAAATTGCGCGATTTCAACGCGGCGCTCGAAAAGCCCGCTTACGGAACCGCCACACGGTGGCGTGACCTGTTCATTCCGGGCACCCTGGATATGTTCACGAGCGATGGCAAGGTGTACGCGCTACCGAGCGCGTTCGGCGCGTGGGCCTGCTGGTACGACGCGCGCATGTTTCGCCGGCACGGCTGGACGGTCCCGAAGACGTGGCGCGAGTTCGACGCGCTTTGCCGCGCGATTCGGATGGCCGGGGTGGAACCGATTGCGTTTCAGGGGAAGTATCCGAACTACGGCTGGTTTACATTCGTCACGCTGATACAACGGTGCGGCGGGCTTGCCGCGATCAACCGGATCAACTTGTTCGAACCGGGGGCCTTCTCGCACCCGGACGTGGTGCACGCCGCGCGGCTCACACAGGAAATGGCCCGGAACCACTTTCAACGGGGCGCGATGGCCATGACGCACACGGAAAGCCAGCTTCAGTTCGTCAACGGTCATGCGGCGATGATCTGGTGCGGAATCTGGCTCGAAAACGAGATGAAAAACAGCACCCCGCCCGGTTTCGAGATGCGTTGTTTCAACGTGCCCGCCGTCGAGGGCGGCAAGGGCAACCCGAACCTCTTCAACGGCATGGGCGCAGAGTGGATCTTCGTCCCGGCCGATGCGCGATTTCCCGAGGAGGCACAGGATTTCGCGCGTTATCTGGTCTCGCCGATCAACGCGCCGGACATGGGCGCGAGCATCGGCGTCATCTCCCCGATGCGCGGCGCTACGCCCCGGTCGGCGGTCAGTCCGGCACTGCAATCGGTTCTCGATATGATGGACAACGCGCCGGGCATTTTTTCGGTGCGGGCCGACGCATTATTCCTCGAATGGACGCAGGAGGTTATGCAACCGTCGCTGTCGGCCCTGTTGCGCGGCGAATCCACGCCGGAACAGTTCTGCCGTCGGCTCGACGACGGCATCGCGGCGGCATGCGCCAATCCGGACGCGATCATTCCGCCCCATGTCCCTTACGACCCAGTCCGGTTCGGAGAACAGCCATGAAAAAACGGGGAGAACAGCGCATCTTCATCGCAACGTTCCTCGCGCCGGCATTGATCCTGTTCACCGTCTTTGTGGCCCTACCGGGTGTGCGCGCGCTCGGATACAGCCTGCGCCGGTGGGACGGCCTCTCGACGCCGGTTTACGTCGGCCTGAAGAACTTCGCGACACTCTTCCGCGACAGTGAGTTATTTCTGACCGCGTTGAAACACAACCTCTTTCTTATGGCGGCGGGCGGTTCGTTGACCCTGCTGCTTGCGCTGTTCTTCGCCGCCGTGTTGCACCGGCGCGTGCGGGGCGCGGCGCTGTTTCGTGTGGCGTTCTTCTTCCCGAACGTGATTGCGTCGGTGGCCATCGCCTTGCTTTGGGTGCTCCTGTACAGCACGACGAATTTCGGCGTAATCAACGGCCTGCTGTTCCATCTGAGAGACGCGCTGGCGGTCATCGGCATTCCGTGGCCGGCGGGTTGGACGCTTCCCTTTCCCTTCGTGGACTCGAAATACGTCATTTACTCGATCGTGCCCATGATGGTCTGGACCGCGACCGGGTTTTACATGGTGCTGTTTCTGGCGGCAATGGAAAACATCCCGGAGACCTTCTACGAGGCGGCGACGCTCGATGGGGCGTCGTCCTTCGCCCAGTTCCGCCACATCACATTTCCCCTGATTCGCGAAGTGTTCACGGTCGGGCTTGTGTTTCTCGTGATCGGTTCGCTGAAGTTTTTCGATGCCATTTGGGTCATGGAAAACCAATGGCCGACGAAGGACTCGCATGTCCTCGCCACGCTGCTTTATCAGAAGGTGTTCACGGAATACAACGTGGGATACGGATCGGCCGTGGCTGTGTTGCTGTTCGTGCTGGTGTTTTTTGCGACGCTCTTGACGTTGCGCCTGTCGCGCAGGGAGGCGCTGGAATACTGATGCGGCCTTTCCATGCTTCCAGAACCGGATCGCCTCATTGTGCTTGTGTCCATAATCGAAGTTTCTTCATTCTTCATTTTTCATCCTTCCGGAATCCAAACCCATGTCCATACTAACCAGACTCCGCACCGCGGTCCTCCACGCCACGCTGCTGGCGTGGCTCCTGGCGGTTGTGCTGCCCCTGGCGTGGGTGTTCATGAATTCCCTGCGCAGTTCGCAGGAAATATTCGAGAATCCCTTTGGATTGCCGTGGTTGATTGCCGGTTCGCCCCACGCGGACAATCCCGCCGTTCCCGCCCCATGGGACGCGGCCCGGAGCAATTTCGCCTCGGCATGGGTCAAGTCGCATTTCAGCAGTTTCTTTTTCAACAGCGTCATCGTGACCGGCGCCTCGCTGGCCGGCGTACTGACCCTGTCGGCGATGGCTTCCTATGTTTTGGCCCGATTCCCGTTTCGCGGCAGCCGCCTGCTGTTCCTTTATTTCATCAGCGGCATGATGATCCCCGCGCAACTCGTGCTGGTGCCGTTGTTTTTCCAGTTCACGGAAATGTCGCGGTTCCTGACGCGCTTTACGGTCCCGTTCGGTTACGAAGTCCAGTTGCACGACTCCCTTTTCGGATTGACGGTTCTTTACATCGCGCTGAGCCTGCCCTTCACGATTCTCGTGCTCACCGGGTTCTTCAAGTCGCTGCCCGGCGCATTGCGCGAGGCGGCGATCATGGACGGCGCGGGCGAATACCGTGTTTTCTGGCATGTCATGTTGCCGCTCGGCAAGCCCGGCATCGTCACTGCGGCCATCTTCAATTTCCTCGGCCTTTGGAACGAGTATTTGTTTGCGTTGGTCTTCGTAAATGCCTCGGCGAAGAAGACCTTGCCGCTCGGCCTCGCCAGCGTGAGCATTCAGGCTCAGTACAAGAACGATTTCGGGTTGATGTTCGCGGGATTGGTGATCGTGATGCTGCCGACGCTGCTTGTCTACATGCTTCTGCAACGGCAGTTGACCCGCGGGATCACGATCGGCGCGCTGAAAGGGTAGGCTACACAACCGTCACGCATCGCCATGGATTCTGATCGCCGCGACAGTTACCGTCGTCTTTTTCCCAGCAGGCCGGATTCTATCGGAATGCGCTTGCCGAGCCAACGGCGCACAGCCAAATCACGGGTGCAGTAATCGCCGATATAGAGCAAGTGCATCGGCAACGTGCGCCGCGATCGCGTATCGCGGACGATGCGGGCGATCCGTCGCAGATTCAGGTAAAACTTCCGATACGCCCTATCGGCGAAGCGGAAAAAAACAGGGTCGGGAACGGTTGACAAATTCGACACGGCATCGAACGTAAAGTAGCTGAAACTGTCGTCGTAATTCATGTTCCGGAGCCGTTCGGGCATGTCGCGCAAGGTCTGGCGGTACAATTCCGTGCCCGGAAACGGCGTCACATAGAAAAAGAACGCCGAATGGAGTTTCGATGCGCATACGGTGTCCACCGTCAGTTGCATTTCTTCGAGTGTTTCGCCCGGAAATCCTATCATCGTGAAACCCGTGGCCAGAATTCCACGACGCACGGCCATCTCGACCCCTTGGATGAAGCGCGGTATGTTGAGGTGCTTTTCGATCTGTTTCTGGATGCGTTCCGATGCGGATTCAAGCGCAAACGAACTATACCACGCGCCCATGTCCGCCAAGGCATCCACCGTTTCTTGCGTTAGGATATCCGTCCGCATTCCGTTCGGAAACGCGACGTTGACTTTGACGCCCCGTTTTCCAAGCAAGTCGGCGATAGCCGCC
Proteins encoded in this window:
- a CDS encoding carbohydrate ABC transporter permease, which produces MSILTRLRTAVLHATLLAWLLAVVLPLAWVFMNSLRSSQEIFENPFGLPWLIAGSPHADNPAVPAPWDAARSNFASAWVKSHFSSFFFNSVIVTGASLAGVLTLSAMASYVLARFPFRGSRLLFLYFISGMMIPAQLVLVPLFFQFTEMSRFLTRFTVPFGYEVQLHDSLFGLTVLYIALSLPFTILVLTGFFKSLPGALREAAIMDGAGEYRVFWHVMLPLGKPGIVTAAIFNFLGLWNEYLFALVFVNASAKKTLPLGLASVSIQAQYKNDFGLMFAGLVIVMLPTLLVYMLLQRQLTRGITIGALKG
- a CDS encoding extracellular solute-binding protein; translated protein: MRIRAVMGAACLAFALCGCDALRRIPVGAGDMKIVEAAVFEGGYGIEWHRKVAGKYSEEHAGDHVRVELWGDPRVAEKIKPRLLRGDPPDLFLMLGLPVWMLIADGKLRDFNAALEKPAYGTATRWRDLFIPGTLDMFTSDGKVYALPSAFGAWACWYDARMFRRHGWTVPKTWREFDALCRAIRMAGVEPIAFQGKYPNYGWFTFVTLIQRCGGLAAINRINLFEPGAFSHPDVVHAARLTQEMARNHFQRGAMAMTHTESQLQFVNGHAAMIWCGIWLENEMKNSTPPGFEMRCFNVPAVEGGKGNPNLFNGMGAEWIFVPADARFPEEAQDFARYLVSPINAPDMGASIGVISPMRGATPRSAVSPALQSVLDMMDNAPGIFSVRADALFLEWTQEVMQPSLSALLRGESTPEQFCRRLDDGIAAACANPDAIIPPHVPYDPVRFGEQP
- a CDS encoding sugar ABC transporter permease; amino-acid sequence: MKKRGEQRIFIATFLAPALILFTVFVALPGVRALGYSLRRWDGLSTPVYVGLKNFATLFRDSELFLTALKHNLFLMAAGGSLTLLLALFFAAVLHRRVRGAALFRVAFFFPNVIASVAIALLWVLLYSTTNFGVINGLLFHLRDALAVIGIPWPAGWTLPFPFVDSKYVIYSIVPMMVWTATGFYMVLFLAAMENIPETFYEAATLDGASSFAQFRHITFPLIREVFTVGLVFLVIGSLKFFDAIWVMENQWPTKDSHVLATLLYQKVFTEYNVGYGSAVAVLLFVLVFFATLLTLRLSRREALEY